In one window of Gossypium arboreum isolate Shixiya-1 chromosome 4, ASM2569848v2, whole genome shotgun sequence DNA:
- the LOC108475871 gene encoding uncharacterized protein LOC108475871: MLSDYSRSEIIERECLDPFDSPESEAFDFFVNEVLCIGKGCPYSCVKRAPHAFSYDPSTGTARATSQGHGEDYRVQLAVGQCPRNCIHFVTPSQRIILEELLDSILNVPFDISAEADLLYSIVKAKFENNRYQKPKKQPKTSTKNVDWF, from the exons ATGTTATCCGATTACAGCCGATCCGAGATCATTGAGAG GGAATGCTTAGATCCCTTCGACAGCCCCGAAAGTGAAGCATTTGATTTTTTTGTTAACGAAGTTCTCTGCATTGGCAAAG GTTGCCCATATTCATGTGTAAAGAGAGCCCCTCATGCATTCTCATACGATCCTTCGACCGGAACAGCACGTGCAACTTCTCAAG GACATGGTGAAGATTATCGAGTTCAGCTTGCAGTTGGTCAGTGTCCGAGAAATTGCATCCATTTTGTGACACCTTCACAAAGAATCATTCTGGAGGAGTTACTTGATAG CATCTTGAACGTGCCTTTCGACATTTCAGCAGAAGCAGACTTGCTTTATTCTATAGTTAAAGCCAAGTTCGAAAATAATAGGTACCAAAAGCCGAAGAAGCAACCGAAAACTTCCACCAAAAATGTTGATTGGTTTTGA